The window CATGCGCGTTTGCGGGAATTGCAGATGCCGGTGCTGCTCCTGACCGGCGAACTTGATGAAAAGTATGGCGATTTGGCACAATGGATGGTGGGACAGCTTCCGCGTGGCGTATGGCATCCGATCCGGGAGGCGGGACATGCCGTCCACCTGGAACAGCCGGCCAGGTTTCAAGCGGAGGTGTTGGCTTTCCTGGGACAACAACATCCCATCGGCTGAGGCAAAGGTGGCGAACTTGCAACCGAGGACTGAAACCGCAAAATCAATCCTTTCATCATCAGATTATCAGGAGGAAAGGCAGGGATTGCCAAATGGCTGTGGAATGGAAAACGGCGCGAACTTATAACGACATTTTGTATGAAACGTATGAAGGCATCGCCAAGATCACGATCAACCGTCCGGAGGTGAGAAACGCCTTCCGGCCCGAGACAGTGATGGAAATGATGGATGCTTTTGCCGCCGCCAGGGATGACAGCGATATCGGCGTCGTGATCCTGACCGGGGCAGGGACGGAAGCCTTCTGTTCCGGCGGCGATCAGCGGGTGCGCGGGGACGGCGGATATGTCGGAAAAGATCAGGTGCCGCGCCTCAACGTACTGGATCTTCAGCGGCAAATTCGGACACTGCCGAAACCGGTGATCGCGATGGTGGCCGGGTACGCGATCGGCGGCGGGCATGTGCTTCATCTGGTGTGCGACCTGACCATTGCCGCCGACAATGCCATATTCGGCCAGACGGGGCCGAAAGTGGGCAGCTTTGACGCCGGATATGGCGCCACTTACCTGGCCCGGGTGGTCGGACACAAGAAAGCGCGGGAAATCTGGTACCTGTGCCGGCAATACACCGCTCAACAAGCGTTGGAGATGGGGCTGGTCAACGCGGTGGTGCCTTTGGAGAGACTGGAGGAAGAAACCATCCAGTGGGCGAAAGAGATCCTGGAAAAGAGCCCGACGGCCATCCGTTTCCTGAAGGCGGCCTTCAACGCCGACACGGACGGGCTGGCGGGCATCCAGCAACTGGCGGGTGACGCCACGCTGTTGTATTACTTGACGGACGAGGCGAAAGAAGGAAAAAACGCCTTCCTGGAAAAGAGAAAACCCGATTTTTCCAAGTTTCCCCGTTTTCCCTGATGGACGGAAGGAGGAAAAAGGTTGGAACAAAGCCGTATGCCCAACTGGCTGGCCCGGCAGGCGACGCTTTCCCCAGGGAAGCTGGCGCTCATTGCGGGCGAGGTGAGATGGACCTTTGCCGAACTGGAGAGCCGGGCGCGCAAGCTGGCCCAGGAACTGGCCCGGCTCGGCGTGGGCACCGGGGATCGGGTGGCGGTGCTTTGCCAGAACGGAGCGCATCTGGTGACCCTGATTCATGCCTTGATGAAACGGGGCGCCGTGCTGGTTCCGTTCAACTTGAGGCTGAGCGTCAGCGAACTGGCATGGCAGGTGCAGGATGTCAAGCCGCACCTGTTTTTTTATGACGCAGCCCATGAACGGAAGGCGGCGGGGCTGCTGGAACGGTTTCCCGATTTGAAGGCGGTTCAGCTGGAACAGGTGCTGGAGGGCAGGCCTCTTTTGCGCCAGACCGGCCATCGGGATCATTCCGGCGCTCGTCACTCTGAATGCGAATCCCATATTCTGGAATATCTGGACCGCAACCAGGTTCACTGCATCATTTATACATCGGGCACGACAGGCAAACCCAAGGGAGCCATGCTGACCTATGGAAACCATTGGTGGAGCGCCACCGGCTCGGCGTTGAATCTCGGCAACCTGCCGGATGACCGGTGGCTTGCCTGTGTGCCGCTGTTTCATGTGAGCGGCCTTTCGATCCTCATGCGCAGTGTCATCCTGGGCATTCCGATGGTGCTTCTTCCCGGCTTTGACCCGGACGAGGTGAACCGGGTGATTGAAGAGGAAAAAGTGACCATCATTTCGGTGGTCAGCAACATGCTCCGGCGGATGCTGGAGGCGCAGGGGAACAGGCCCTACCCGTCACACCTGCGCTGTGTCCTGTTGGGCGGGGGGCCGGCTCCCCGAACGCTCTTGGAAGCGTGCGCGGAGCGGGGGATTCCGGTGGTCCAGACGTACGGCATGACCGAAACCGCCTCGCAGGTGGTGACGCTGCCTCCCCATGAGGCGTTGCGCAAACTGGGCTCGGCCGGCAAACCCCTGTTTTCTGTAGAGCTTCGGATTGCGTCGGATGGCGAAGAAACGGCGCCGGGAGAGGTTGGCGAAATTCTGATCCGCGGCCCCAATGTGACGGCCGGTTACTTCGGGAGGCCGGAGGAGACGGCGAAGGCGATCCGGGACGGCTGGCTCCACACCGGTGACCTCGGCTATTTGGATGACGAAGGGTTTTTGTACGTCCTGGACCGGCGCCATGATCTGATCATCTCGGGCGGTGAAAATGTGTACCCGGCGGAAGTGGAGGCGGTTCTCTCTGCCCACCCGCACATTGTGGAGGCGGGTGTGGTGGGTGTCCCCGATGAGCAGTGGGGACAGGTGCCCGTGGCCGTGGTCCGGGTCCGGGACGGCGTGGAACTGGATGAGCAGGCGGTGATCGCCTTCTGCCGGGAGCGGCTGGCCTCCTATAAAGTGCCGCGAAAAATCTGCCGGACGGAGCAGCTGCCCTACAATGCCTCGGGCAAACTGGTCCGCCACCAGCTGCGGCAATGGCTGTTGGAGGGTGGTTTGTAACCGCTATGGGGCGCGGAAGGTTTCAGACGCCTGCCGGTATTTTCGAAGCCGGGTGAGGGCAACCCGGTAGCCCATCCCCGGAGATTCCGGCACGAGGATTTGTCCGTCGTCGACCGTCACCTCAGGTTCGATAATGTCTTCCTGCCAATACCGTTTGGAGGCGGAGATGTCGCCGGGCAAGGTGAAGCCGGGCAAGGCAGCCAGGGCGATGTTGTGCGCCCGGCCGACGCCCGACTCCAGCATGCCGCCGCACCAGACGGGGACCTGTTGTTGGAGACAGAGGTCGTGAATGCGGCGCGCTTCGGCATAACCGCCCACGCGGGCCAGCTTGAGGTTGACGATTTTGCAACTTCCCAGCGTCAGTGCCAGCCGCGCTTCTTCAAAGGTGCTGATGCTCTCGTCAAGGCACAGGGGCGTGCGGAGATGCCGCTGCAGTGTGGCGTGATCCAGCAGGTGACCGGCGGGCAAGGGTTCTTCGATCATCAACAGTTCATAGTCATCCAGCGCTTTCAGCCGGTCCAGATCAGCCAGCGTGTAAGCGCCGTTGGCGTCTGCCATCAGCATCAGGCCGGGGTAGCGCTGCCTGACCTGGCGGATGATCTCGAGATCGCGTCCAGGCTCGATTTTCAGCTTGACGCGACGGTATCCGGCTTCCAGGTATTGTTCGATCTTTCGGAACAGTTCATGGATGGTCTCCTGGATCCCGATGCTGACTCCGACAGGGATGGCTTTCCGTTCTCCGCCCCAGGTGATGGCAAGCGGGAGGTTCCTTT is drawn from Bacillus thermozeamaize and contains these coding sequences:
- a CDS encoding o-succinylbenzoate synthase encodes the protein MRLQAITLHHLKMPLVTPFRTSFGAFSERELLLVEAVDTDGVSGWGEVVPFTAPFYTEETLTTAWHILRDFLIPALLASPLDHPDSVPRRLAHVQRHHMAKAGLEGAVWDLYAKKRNLPLAITWGGERKAIPVGVSIGIQETIHELFRKIEQYLEAGYRRVKLKIEPGRDLEIIRQVRQRYPGLMLMADANGAYTLADLDRLKALDDYELLMIEEPLPAGHLLDHATLQRHLRTPLCLDESISTFEEARLALTLGSCKIVNLKLARVGGYAEARRIHDLCLQQQVPVWCGGMLESGVGRAHNIALAALPGFTLPGDISASKRYWQEDIIEPEVTVDDGQILVPESPGMGYRVALTRLRKYRQASETFRAP
- a CDS encoding 1,4-dihydroxy-2-naphthoyl-CoA synthase codes for the protein MAVEWKTARTYNDILYETYEGIAKITINRPEVRNAFRPETVMEMMDAFAAARDDSDIGVVILTGAGTEAFCSGGDQRVRGDGGYVGKDQVPRLNVLDLQRQIRTLPKPVIAMVAGYAIGGGHVLHLVCDLTIAADNAIFGQTGPKVGSFDAGYGATYLARVVGHKKAREIWYLCRQYTAQQALEMGLVNAVVPLERLEEETIQWAKEILEKSPTAIRFLKAAFNADTDGLAGIQQLAGDATLLYYLTDEAKEGKNAFLEKRKPDFSKFPRFP
- a CDS encoding O-succinylbenzoate-CoA ligase, which translates into the protein MPNWLARQATLSPGKLALIAGEVRWTFAELESRARKLAQELARLGVGTGDRVAVLCQNGAHLVTLIHALMKRGAVLVPFNLRLSVSELAWQVQDVKPHLFFYDAAHERKAAGLLERFPDLKAVQLEQVLEGRPLLRQTGHRDHSGARHSECESHILEYLDRNQVHCIIYTSGTTGKPKGAMLTYGNHWWSATGSALNLGNLPDDRWLACVPLFHVSGLSILMRSVILGIPMVLLPGFDPDEVNRVIEEEKVTIISVVSNMLRRMLEAQGNRPYPSHLRCVLLGGGPAPRTLLEACAERGIPVVQTYGMTETASQVVTLPPHEALRKLGSAGKPLFSVELRIASDGEETAPGEVGEILIRGPNVTAGYFGRPEETAKAIRDGWLHTGDLGYLDDEGFLYVLDRRHDLIISGGENVYPAEVEAVLSAHPHIVEAGVVGVPDEQWGQVPVAVVRVRDGVELDEQAVIAFCRERLASYKVPRKICRTEQLPYNASGKLVRHQLRQWLLEGGL